CACTACTggctcaaaaagaaaaaagaaatgcaaaacttGAGGGTTCAAAACTTTAGTCCACAAACCCTTGGTTGACATCacggtggctatgtccattatttttatacagtctgcgGTTTTCATTTCATAATGACAAAGTAAATGCATATATAAAAAGGaaattatatacatatatatatatatatatatatacacatataacAATGTGAACCATATTTGACTAAATTTCTTTGTTTAattggttttattttggcattttaaatCTTCCATAACTCTGTGGTCCTCTCAATGGGATCAAATGCCCGTTTACATTTATTAAGAGCTCAAAGAAACAATAATCAGAGTGTACAGTACCTCTAGGGGGCGTGAGTTCAATGTTGTTGATTTCACAGAAGCCGACAGGGTAGATGGAGGGGGAGGTGCCATGGTAGCAGAACCAGTCTGATCCATCCACTGCCTCCGAACCGTCGATCCCGATCATGAGGTACCCGTCTGCCAACACCTACAGAAAACCACAATAGCTGGAGTCAGTCTGAAGCGGCCGAGTCAAAGGCATTTGGGCATAAACAACAAGAACTAATCCTTTTATTCCGCATTAATGTCAGGTGATGAAATGTTTGCAGAGTCCAGAAACGCACTGACCTTTCTTACAGTGGCTACACATATAGCTGAGAGGTTGAGGGGGTCGATGGCTTCTAACTTCATCCCGTCTTTGAACCATTCCCCACTCTGGTCCACATCTCTCACCTGATacacattcagacacaaaaagacaaatagaGGATTATTATTTGAATGAGGattgaaaatgtcataatgaTGACATCACTTAGACACGTATAAAACTGCTACACtacccagcaagcattttttggtttaaaaaacgtctaatagctgtctacatgaagacctgacgtctaggctaaatcacggctgaatttgggctgtcagtgaaaatttggtagacgtctaaccatgGCCAAAGTGTAGATGTCATCAATTATACagctatgtagagaccatgtccaaaaaatggagataaacatattttaattactgttgactctccatacgtgattgaatatcatacctCACGCCATCTGTaatggcgaaaattacatttaatcaatttcaaaattaaatcggctagatttgggttacatgtagctaggctaaatcggagctaaatatagccaatgcgtttaaatcacgactacTGCTTGCTGGGTAGGGAAGTCTCACATTTTTAAAGGGCTGTGGAAAACAGTCAAATAGATTAGATCTAAATGTCTACCAGGTTTTTTACTCGTacagaagaacaaaaaaaaaccacacagcaTCAGTTAAATACCAGGGCCCTGTTAGCGTAACTGTGGTTTAACATTCCGTTATCAGGCGAAATTAATCCTGTCAATTCTCATCCATTGTGTGTGGTTCCTTGAAAACAGTTTGATGAATGATTTGTTAATCATGGATGACGTTATCGTGAGTAACAGTGTGCTCTTAATTTGAAATAAAGGCAACATTAGAGTTCAAGACAAGGTAGGTGTGTTGGGAGCCCTCCTAGCAAGCACTGGGACAACAGATTGAGGAACACAAgtctcattttgtgtgtgtgtgttcctgtgttgtTACaggcattattttgttttagctTTTCTTTTAGCTTTTAGTTTGTTCTAGCTTCCATGATTGGTGAGGTTCTCCTCGATGGACATACAAGATATTTCAGTGATATTTATGAGCCTGTGATGGAAATGAAACTTAACTAAAATCTCTCAAAAGGCAGTTTTAATCGTGCAGAAAATAATTAATATCTTTGGTGTTCCAGTGATAAATTTCCATTCTGATGGCAAATTAAACACCATACATTTTTGCTTTAAGCTTTGAAGAACCAAAAAAATCCAGGCTACAGCTGGATACTGATTGCTTTTATTGTCAATTTATCTGTTGATTATTGTGTTAGTTAACTGaatagttgtttggtctatgaaatatcagaaaatggtaaaaaaatatCAATCAGTCAGATCACTCTCAAAACCAAAGACAaaatctttaaatgtcttgttttgtccacaactcaAAGATATTCACTTTACTGACAAAGAGGGgtaaagaaacaagaaaatattcatattcatatttgaGAAACTAggatcagagaattttgacttctTTTCAtagaaaattactcaaacctTTTAACTGATCATCAAATTAGTTGACTGTTAATTTTATAGTTGACAATCAAATAATCTTTGCAGCTCTAATCCAGACTTGTCAAATCATCATCTATTTAGAATAACATGGTTATCCATGTATGAACCACAGTGCCCAGCTATGCAATGTCTGATAATGACATACCTGCATGCATACCAATGCACAGTTGTAAGACTCTTTCTTAAAAGAGGAATTTAGGgtagaaaaaacataaaaaaataataaaacacagttGCTCTGTACTACCTTCTGGAAGAACGGTGCAGGAGCATCAACTTGACCCTCAGTTTTCTTCGTAGCATCTGAAAAATACACAGGACAGATCAAAGTTACTTGCCTGGGCTAAAGATGCTTCAGCAACATACATGCTTTAGAGCATAAAACCGCACTGAGCATTGATACCAAGCGGCAACCTTCAGGGGTGAAATATGAAGCCAACACCCAAagactgcagttccttgaatggccaatCTCTATGGACCCctatgaacatgtttacagcctggtacaaaaaaacagtttcagtctctgtagctaattcccccttcatgacaactttaCAGGGGtaaatttttatgtaactcatcTGTTCACAGTCAAGTCCTAAAGTTACACATAAATAAGTGCAAGCCACTTTGAGTGACGGGCTGTCTGCTGACAGTGTCCTCTGATTTTCAGTCACATCTACCCCTAACTCCTCCACAACTCCAACTTTTTGCCCcagtatggtcacttctggctccaaaaagccaGAATGGCAGCGCCCGAAACCTCGAagttgaggcttcaaaacagtagtccacaaaccagtgggtgatgtcacagtagctaagTCCATTATCTTTACAGTCTATGAGTGATACTCAACTTGGTCCAGAACGGGGTTGCAGGTGGCCTGCAGACCATTTTCTAtttcacaattaaaataaattcattcaCACTaggaatttttattttgtattttgaatgCAAATAAGGCGCCAGATTGCAATAAAAATAGTATAAAATTAGAGCTtgattataaaaatatatatcaataattgtttattaactggccccatgctttctgtcattttacaaaACTGGCCCCCAGTCAAAGCAAGTCCAGCATCCCTGAATTAGAGCCTACAGACAGTAGAAGCTGAGAATGAGCTGAGTTTCAGGGAACACGGTGTAACGAGAAAAGAAATTGATTGGATCCAATATGAACAGAAGAGTAATTGTCATTAACAGACAGCAGCTACAATGCTTTTAGTTACAGCACTTGAAGGATAATCAGAgtaggaagtcagtgcagatttTAAACTGCAGcctaaaataaagtttttctaGAGCTAGTATCAATTTTCTCGTCAGTACTACTCAACATGTGAAATCAGTTGTAAATGTCTTCTGTGTCCCTGACGAAGCATTTTCACATCAGAGAAAACCATGATGATGTCAATATGGATATGTTGGCTTTGGCTTAGACACTGCAGGGTGAGCTTGAGCCCTGTATTTATTAAGACTCAACTGAATGTCAAGCATCCTTCTGCCTTGAAgcagtccccaacaaatgcatcATTTCACTAAAAAACAGGTCACCAAGTGACCAGCTGTTTTGAGAAATAACTAAcctgttttgaaaaatgaaactatATAGTTCTGAGTTATTTTAAAGAGGTTTACGTCCCTGTACATTTCTGTTGTGTCAGAGAGCCACAGGGTGGGGAAGGGAAAAAGCATTGACAGACAGAATTTGTTGACattaacaaaaatatagaatCTCACCAGCATTATCCTTTAAAGCTTTTTCTTATTGTTAAACTTGTTACATGCTGAGTGATCAATACATTATAATCCCGCTAAtagcaaaaacagaaacaaattaaatatgcCAAAAACAATACATATCTTTAAATACAGTATTCAACATCTTCACTGTTTTGCACCCTCTGTGTTTGTCACACTCTGCTTACTCTGCAACATTCTACACAGGCCCCAGTGTATTTCCTGTTGACATATTTGTTAATGCcaaagctgacaggaagtaaacagacGCCAAAGCTGTTGCCGCAGCCACAGTTTCGCAGTGAAACGGTCTATACCAGTTGTCCTAAAACCctagacacaaacactgcttaTACGTAAGAGTTACTGGCTCCGATCAAACTCACCAGATCGTTTGAAGCGGTGTCCGATGCTGCGCGACCAGCCTATATTATGGATGAGGGGGCTGTACATGTGGCACCAGAAGTCGTCTGACCCGTCCTCGCTCTCCTCATAGACCAGCCTGAGGCGGCCTCCGATTACCTGCTCCACCAGCGCCACCCGTGTCCGGCACAGGTAGTTCTTATCCACCACCTCTACCCGCATCAGcttcttaaaggggaactgcaTGTTCTCATGTACCTATGGTGACATATCATGCATGAATATAACAAAGACAAAGCCAAAGGATTGAATAATATCACAGTGGGTGCTTCTGGGATGAATTTAAGGTCCAACATGAACGAACATTTAAAGTCAACGTAAAATACGTTTTTCAGATCCTTTCTGAAATCatttaaatcatcacatttggAAAGGATTATGCTAAAAATATAAGCTACTGTCTTactcagattttaaaaaattggAACCGGCCATCAAAAACAGTATCGTtaaaattttgatgcatttgtgGGTCTCACCTTGGCATTAAAGTCAGGTGGCAGTGTTTTAGCTCCAGTGAGACGCTTCACAAGAAAGACTTTCCAGTTAGAGTACTTATGCTGTATGcctgcaagaaaaaaataacagcaacaattaCCACCAACCACCCAAGTACAAAACTGTCAAGACGTTTGGCACATGACTCACTTTTTGGAGGTACAAGAGGTTTGCCACTTGAGGCGCACCATCCCACTGGGTGCACCTCAGGGATGCAGAGATTACACCAGAAGTCCTTACTGGTGTCGTTGTCAAAGCCCTCATACCGCAGGAGAGCCTTGAACcctacacaacaacaaaaaacatggttGTTTTGACTGCTCATTCTTGACACTGGATGCAGTCAAACCAATGTCCACTCAAGGTCCAACTGCTTGCCTTAATAGACGTATATTTACCCTATCACATGGTCATCATCCGATGCAGTATGCTCGGTTGCTCAGTATTCATGCTTAAGTTTACCTCAGTGTGGATTATGTGCGAGTCAGTGTCCAGGGCTCGAAATTAATGCACATCAGTGCATTCGAGCTGTGGACAAATTCTCAGCCCCACATACATCAATCCACATAACATGGTACAGAAAATACATTGTACAACACATTACTGATTTATTGAAACCTGAAAAAGGCCACAGTCATGGCATAACATGATCGAACTGGCTGGTTCTTGCTCCCTGTTGAGAAAGATGCTGGATATCTTTAGGTCTGACCAGCTGTGGCCGTTGCGGAAGTGCCAGGAAAAACGGACAAATTTCCTATTCACACTGCCTtttcaaggcaggaatttcatgCTGTTATGCCGACTCACCAATCGTGGAATGTGGGTACaaagttgtctcgcctttaaacCTGCATTGGAGTTAATGACAGTGCTGAAACAGCCTCTGCACAAACTCCTTTGACAGAAACTGTAATTTCACCTCAAAGAACATAAGGAGTTGCTGGTCAGCTGCTGTttctgattgattgattagttAGTTCctgttattatgtgactttcGAAACCAGACTGACGTGGTGTCCACTGCAGCAGGCTAAAGTGCTTAGCTTATTTGCCCCAGTGtgtgcttctccaaactaggaGCGTGCTGATCATCGTCCATTGTAGGTAACACACTGGCCATGGACCTATAAAATAGTTTTTTCAGTACAAATGCAGAATTATATTTGAATCTCAATAtgtacctggttaaataaaggtttaataataaaaaaaatagcccCATCTTCCACCTCCAAGCTCAAATCTTCCAAGCTAAcacttttcctctttctctatGCTTACACTGTCAGTTATGGGGTTAAGTGAGGGGAGGACATCAGCACTCTACCTATTTAACAGCTTTTTGGAAAACATGGAAAAGAAGGAAGATGAACCTGCCCTTTAGTTATCTAAAGAAGCAGCCTTACCTGCTAGCTTAATGATTTCTGCTATCCAGTACACTTTAGTGGAGAGGTTGGTGTCAGAGTTGGGCACTTCGATCCTCACTCCTTCTTCTATGTCTCCCCAGCATGTCCCCATAGGGACCTGAAGCAGAGAGGAAGTCGTGAAGTCATTCATTAAAGAAGCCAACAGATGTGGTCTCTACCTATTCAACTCCAGTCTTTACTTACATGCTTGAAACAGCTGACTGGAGCTCCGATTGTGTTATTGCTACAGATATAGCGACCCCAGTCAAAGCTCTCTGCAGGGACCACTGTCAGGCACAGGAAACAGTGTAAAACTGTATTATATCTTAACAGAGCAGCATTGTTACCCTATTAATACTGTTTTTTGTTAACATACCTGCTTTTGATTTGGCCTGGTTCTGCTGACTTGCTTGGTACTGGGCGTAAGCAGCCAGCTTCGCCATGAGAGGCTGTTTTTGTAAgacttttgccttttttgttggtGGTTTGCCCTTGCAAAATTGACACAGACATCAATATTTGTGTAATAATATGGGTTTAATCTTAAAACATTTGTTGTAGTGGTCTTACAGTGCAGTTACCTGGAGTCTTGCCAAGATGCTAGCTTTTTTGGAATTCGAGGAATAACTCCTAGAACAGGACACGCTGCAGAAGCGCTTGGTTTTTGAGTAAAAAGCATCTCGTACTCCAACCATCCCACACATCTCACAAGTGGCTGAGAAACAGAGACCACGAAACAGACACATATAATCCGTTAAAATCATCAATGTGCTGACGAATTCTTTTTTCTCACACGCAGGATTATATTCTACAGGACCACACAAAGCATGTTTCAGAAACATTCCCATGTACTGACCCATTCCAGCCTTGCCATCAGGGTAAGTGTAGACTTGACCATTGTTCTTGATGATGGGCAGACTAGCAGGGATGGAAGGCACCACCTCATCCTCGCTGTCCTCtgagctggagctgctggtaGACTCCTCGCTGCAGCTGTCATAGCCATCAAACATCCCGAACGAGTCTCTCCGCTTCCGCTCTGAACGTGGGGTGCGTTCAGCCTGTGCAATCAAGGAAATGACAAAAAGACAGTCTGAATGAAATTAATACTTTAAGGCAGCAACTACCAATTATGAATTTTTCCACCACAGCTTCCCAAAATTGAAGGCgatatctttaaatttcttGTTTGTCTCGTAGTAAAAGGCATCTAttgtgtaaatacattttacattattttattttcattttatccaatttgtatttttgtaatattttttttatccttttttaaCACTCAATcactttccctccttttttctttaacttgCTTCTGACTCTTGAGCTGCTGTAACGTGTGAACTTCCTGGATGTGGGATGAATTAAGTTTTGTAAAGTCAATAAAGTCTTAAAGTTGTCTCTGACAACCACCCAGAGCCCAAATATATCTTTGTGGCTTCATACACGTGGGTCGAACAAGTGTAATATGTAGTTGAGAACAGCTAAACATGAAGCAGCtttaagaaatgaaaacatggatcATGCTAATGAAAGACACAGGTATTTAGAGAGTCACTCCTAACCCTAAGGGTGTCGCTATCATAAATCAGTTATTGTAAAGGGAAGCATATTGGATATATACTCTCAACTCCTTGGAGCCACGTGTTCAATGAGGCATtagattttaatcattttttgtgAGTTGTACTTGAACCTACATTGTTTCTGTGCAAGTGACCTCAAATGTAGGTAAAGTTGAGGCATTTCACTCCTCTTGGAACAAGCCCTTTCCCTCCACTTCCTTACTGACACAGGTTTATTTTATATCTACTCACTACTCTACTGTTTTCTACTAGTTTTTGATCATGAGAATATTCACATATTTTGTACTTGACATTTGTAGTATCTTTATGCAGTCTAAATCAACTCATCATCTGTTGTACTCTTACATTAACTGTATCTCATTATCTtatgaaatgtaatatttatgagATGAATGTTGGGTAGTAGAATTACACTTGCTATTGACTTTATTGTTAGGCTATGTTATGTGTCATGTTATTGTTAGTTCATAATTCTTAAATACTCTTAGAACAGGCAATGGTTTTTAAAATAGTTAATTATTCtaattatttttaagtttttattagTAACTACTGTGCATTCGCAGTTTTTCTCttaacaatattttttcagtCCCTTTAACATGTCatctgatttgtaatgtgaccATTAATTGTTCAGGCTACAATCTTTGatcacatatacacatacaaacacgTGCATGCCCATTAAGCACAATGAATGGACATACAtgtgtggacacacacacacacacacacacacacacacctcaaacaTATATAACACAGTCAATGGTAAATGTAGTCTGTTCTTATTTTGGTCTTCACTTTCACAAAGTCTTTGCCCCTATTTGACTGTGTGTTGAATTGTATTATTGTATAGTATTACTCCAAGCACAGTAACcctgcacttcctgttttgattTTAACAGCCTAACCAGAGACAGAAGTTACAAATTAGCCGTGTCTACAAACCTATATGCATTGCATCTACTTTGCATTTTACATATGAAGCAAAAGTTAATGCATTCGtacttgacaaataaagaagtAATTAAACGTGACCTGTGAAGCTTGCTGGAGAACCCAGTAACAaattcttaaaataaataaataataacgaTGTTTAGAGCAAACCCCTGTAAAATCATACTATAATTATTGCCGTGGATATCTGAAAATTCAATACATAATACAACACTTGCTAATAAGGTGTACATGATCCGGaacaatattaaaatgtttactgttgACATAGCCTGTCTACTTCCTCTTCTGAGCATCACAGGTGACATCCCAACTAGCTAcgctaaaataaataatttaacttGCAATGCTAAGAGAAAAGACAGTGCACATGCCAGTGAAAACATACTAAGCTGAATGTAACATGTACAAAATAAGAAAGCAAGCCAATGCATAGGCTTAAATAAGGGGTGGCCTAATAAAAATAGCTCTTAATGCTAACTAGCGTTAGCACGGCTAGCTAGCGGAAACCTGTTTTTCCAGTGTGTGTCCACAAATGCATGCCACACTTTTCACGAACGTGGCAAACTTGCACCGTCACACATGTAGTTAAAATAAGTGAGCGGTTAATTTATTTCTTAACTTGTTATTTCTGGAGAGCTTGCTAATATTTAACGCTGGCTGTAGCTGAGCCACTAGCTAGCTACCATAAACAGATAACAACAAAGGAGCAGCGCTAGCTTCAGCGACTCCTCTGGAAATCGAAAGGCTCGCGGCCCTAAAATGTTTCAAATTCACTCACCAAATCCCGTGTGTCTTCCATCAGCCCTTCATATAGATAACGTTCTTGTTAACTGTGCTGCCCAATGCAAATTAAACCCCTATGCTGGGGATAAATTTGGCTTTGAAATACCAAAGTTTAAAATGAATACTACCAGGCAGGATATCAACAAATTACTCTGATGCCTCTGCGCATGTGCGAGCGTAACCTACTTTCATGCGATTGGTCAATACAGAATGGAGGTCATCGAcccacacagaaacaaaacagtggACTCAGagatggaaatgaatgaatggcttCCTCAGTGTAAGACACAATTagaacaaaatagaataaaacttCTCCATATCACTCCTGTGTCAAATCAACAACAATATAAACAGAGGGAATATTTGTTGTGACGTTTTGTATTAACGTCACTTTTATCAGATGCATACTGTGACTTCAGCGACTGTACTCTATTTATCAGTAAGAGgctggctggggtgtgacttttttttttctttttttttttgcatgactATCCCACCACcataaaaaaaagcaagatTTCAGAGTTGAGACTATAATAAATGGTATGATCTAGgaagatttttaaagaaaacattgcaTTCAGGTGGCATGGGCTTGCAGGTTTGGAGGTTCTGAGGGTATTTAGAATAAATCCAAAATACGACcgtttaaagtgtgtgtgtgtatatatatatatatatatatatatatatatatatatatatatgagtgtgtgtgtgcgtgtgaagtGCCACCCCCTACCCCCTCATAAGTAATAAACAAACCCTAAAGCAATTAAGATTTTTGCTAAAGGTGGGACGGCTTGAGAATTTCCTCTTTACTCTTGTAATTTAACTACCTGCTAAAGGCAGCATTGGGGGAAAATGGTCATAATTTTGAACCCATTGCTCTTCTTTATCCGTTTTTATCTtgaaatctgtatttatagtaTGAACAGCATTTCCAAGTAAAAGTCACAGACCAACCGtgtgacataaaataaatcctTTATTATATATAGTGCAGTCTGTAACACttctgaagaaaaacaacaactttccTCTGTCCTTAGTTAATAATACAGTAGATTCCATATTTTTATACTGAACACAATCTGCGGACCATATTCAATAACACTGTATGCCTTCATTTCCAAAATATAATAACTTGTAAAGCCCAATATGTAGGCCATTAAATCTTAATATACATACAagtagagaaaaaaatagacGATATTAGCTAACCAGCTGCCTTCTAGTTCCAGTAGCTCATCACAgtgcttttcaaaaataatactggcattctgtttttgttcctcTTTTCTTGAACACAAAATATAGTAACAACACTTAAATGCAAAGCAGCATCAGGTGCAACAGAACAGCATAAAGGCAAAACATATGAATTGTACTGAAGTAACAACAATAAAGTGAAGTATGGCTGAAGAACTGTTGGTAAGGCTTCACAATGAGGATTTATGTGGTTGAGTTTGGGTCAGACAAGGAAATGTCTCCATCTCATCTGAGCTGATGCCGAGGAGTGGATGGTCAGTGCTggaggatgagaggaggagaggttgTTACTTTCACAAAACATAATGGTTCATAAATCCATTCTTTAGAAAACTCATTCGTTCATCAGGAAGCAATACCTTGATATTTGTCTACGTCTTTGGTCTCAGAGCAGATCGTCTTCTATGACATCATCGACGCTTCCTGAGATTGAAGCAGCTTCtgagatataaaataaaacactattGTTGATGGTCTTCAACAATCATTCTACCAACAACATTACAAACAGACTTTGATTTTTCTATCCGCCACAGTGAAGATGGTTGACAGAGAATCACGATGTAATGACCTACAGATATGTAATAACTTGTGACACTAAGGCCCTCTGATTTCACTGGACATTGAACTTGATTACATTTCCACCAACAGAAATGTGTCTGTGGCTTATTTGGGTTTTTCACCACATGGTGTAGAACTTATGAGCTCATTCCAcctatttaaaacacaaaatgctaaAAATCCTACATTTGACAAAAACATGGCCTTTTAAAGTTGATATGTCTCATGTATTACCATGTTTATATAACCAGAAGATGCAGACAAACATTAGCATTAATTTAGAGTTATATTTATGGTCAAATCTAAGTCCAATAGTCACtttccttttagctctggttttggtctccaccaactcctgagggaaatatggCTGTTTAGCTGCTAAAGGCTCCACTATGTTTGCCAGCTAGTCTTTTCCTTTGTCTATATGGACAAACACAAGAGACATAAGTATTTCAATTTCATCAGCCACTGAATACTCGATAATGAACATCACTGATTGCATAGCATTGAAATATTGCTGAAAATCATACATCTGAGTTAATTTGTTCTGAATTCACCTCtttgaaatgttaaatttcTTGATTTGCAATTCTGAAAGctgaatttgaatgtttttcctCAGTGTTAAAATTctagttttattatttaaaaaataaatttgatttgattcagattaaaaattcaagttgaaaacattcaaataaaacatcagTCAAATTTGCCTGGCCAAATTCAAATCGAAAAATTTAAGTTGAAAATATTCAGAACAACTAAATTCAGATACAtcattttcaaagtaaaacagcaATGCTATAAATTCAGTGGCGTATAAATGTTAATATAAAGTGGTCAGTGgctgttaaaattaaaatactcaTGTCTCTTTATTGCATCCATGTGTCTGTCTcgtggatgtataaagagaattTGA
The Epinephelus moara isolate mb chromosome 13, YSFRI_EMoa_1.0, whole genome shotgun sequence genome window above contains:
- the mbtd1 gene encoding MBT domain-containing protein 1 isoform X2, whose amino-acid sequence is MEDTRDLAERTPRSERKRRDSFGMFDGYDSCSEESTSSSSSEDSEDEVVPSIPASLPIIKNNGQVYTYPDGKAGMATCEMCGMVGVRDAFYSKTKRFCSVSCSRSYSSNSKKASILARLQGKPPTKKAKVLQKQPLMAKLAAYAQYQASQQNQAKSKAVVPAESFDWGRYICSNNTIGAPVSCFKHVPMGTCWGDIEEGVRIEVPNSDTNLSTKVYWIAEIIKLAGFKALLRYEGFDNDTSKDFWCNLCIPEVHPVGWCASSGKPLVPPKSIQHKYSNWKVFLVKRLTGAKTLPPDFNAKVHENMQFPFKKLMRVEVVDKNYLCRTRVALVEQVIGGRLRLVYEESEDGSDDFWCHMYSPLIHNIGWSRSIGHRFKRSDATKKTEGQVDAPAPFFQKVRDVDQSGEWFKDGMKLEAIDPLNLSAICVATVRKVLADGYLMIGIDGSEAVDGSDWFCYHGTSPSIYPVGFCEINNIELTPPRGYTKLPFKWFDYLRESGSIAAPVKLFNKEVPNHGFRQGMKLEAVDLMEPRLVCVATVTRIVHRLLRIHFDGWEDEYDQWVDCESPDLYPVGWCQLTGYQLQPPASQSNREMPQSVPKQKKKAQQYKGQKKKSLLRMKEETAEVDEFTFSQGTSDQESNGSGSYYIKQEP
- the mbtd1 gene encoding MBT domain-containing protein 1 isoform X1; protein product: MEDTRDLAERTPRSERKRRDSFGMFDGYDSCSEESTSSSSSEDSEDEVVPSIPASLPIIKNNGQVYTYPDGKAGMATCEMCGMVGVRDAFYSKTKRFCSVSCSRSYSSNSKKASILARLQGKPPTKKAKVLQKQPLMAKLAAYAQYQASQQNQAKSKAVVPAESFDWGRYICSNNTIGAPVSCFKHVPMGTCWGDIEEGVRIEVPNSDTNLSTKVYWIAEIIKLAGFKALLRYEGFDNDTSKDFWCNLCIPEVHPVGWCASSGKPLVPPKSIQHKYSNWKVFLVKRLTGAKTLPPDFNAKVHENMQFPFKKLMRVEVVDKNYLCRTRVALVEQVIGGRLRLVYEESEDGSDDFWCHMYSPLIHNIGWSRSIGHRFKRSDATKKTEGQVDAPAPFFQKVRDVDQSGEWFKDGMKLEAIDPLNLSAICVATVRKVLADGYLMIGIDGSEAVDGSDWFCYHGTSPSIYPVGFCEINNIELTPPRGYTKLPFKWFDYLRESGSIAAPVKLFNKEVPNHGFRQGMKLEAVDLMEPRLVCVATVTRIVHRLLRIHFDGWEDEYDQWVDCESPDLYPVGWCQLTGYQLQPPASQSNREMPQSVPKQKKKAQQYKGQKKKRKIPVGRRPFSQAGRRRSSFSGDEEQSPPPYPAQGPSRPRPRTHLHQTHKSESLLRMKEETAEVDEFTFSQGTSDQESNGSGSYYIKQEP